One window from the genome of Streptomyces sp. WZ-12 encodes:
- a CDS encoding ATP-binding protein gives MSENGITTAGDAVRDAAGEAREAVGGGRGAAGEAVWPASVGEALRPHAEVAFAAELSALAAVDDRPRPERWRLSPWAVATYLLGGTLADGTVITPKYVGPRRIIEVAVTTLATDRALLLLGVPGTAKTWVSEHLAAAVSGDSTLLVQGTAGTPEEAIRYGWNYAQLLAHGPSRDALVPSPVMRAMTQGMIARVEELTRMPADVQDALITILSEKSLPIPELGQEAQAVHGFNLIATANDRDRGVNDLSSALRRRFNTVVLPLPATADDEVDIVARRVEQIGRSLRLPPAPEGTDEIRRVVTVFRELREGVSADGRTKIKSPSGTLSTAEAISVVTNGLALAAHFGDGVLRPGDMAAGILGAVVRDPAADRVVWQEYLETVVRERDGWKDFYRACREVSA, from the coding sequence ATGTCCGAGAACGGGATCACGACGGCAGGCGATGCGGTGCGCGACGCGGCGGGCGAAGCGCGTGAGGCGGTGGGAGGAGGCCGCGGCGCGGCGGGGGAAGCGGTGTGGCCGGCGTCCGTGGGGGAAGCGCTGCGGCCGCACGCCGAAGTCGCCTTCGCGGCGGAGTTGTCGGCGCTCGCGGCGGTCGACGACCGGCCCCGGCCGGAGCGTTGGCGGCTCTCGCCGTGGGCGGTCGCGACCTATCTGCTCGGCGGCACGCTCGCCGACGGCACGGTCATCACACCCAAGTACGTCGGCCCACGGCGGATCATCGAGGTCGCGGTCACCACCCTTGCCACCGACCGCGCCCTGCTGCTCCTCGGCGTGCCCGGCACCGCAAAGACCTGGGTGTCGGAGCATCTGGCGGCGGCGGTCAGCGGCGACTCCACCTTGCTGGTGCAGGGCACCGCCGGCACTCCCGAGGAGGCCATCCGCTACGGCTGGAACTACGCCCAACTGCTCGCCCACGGGCCCAGCCGGGACGCCCTGGTGCCCAGCCCCGTCATGCGCGCGATGACGCAGGGCATGATCGCGCGCGTCGAGGAGCTGACCCGGATGCCCGCCGACGTCCAGGACGCCCTCATCACCATCCTCTCGGAGAAGTCCCTGCCGATACCGGAGTTGGGGCAGGAGGCGCAGGCCGTCCACGGCTTCAACCTGATCGCCACGGCCAACGACCGCGACCGCGGGGTCAACGACCTCTCCAGCGCGCTGCGCCGCCGCTTCAACACCGTCGTGCTGCCGCTGCCCGCCACCGCGGACGACGAGGTGGACATCGTCGCGCGTCGGGTCGAGCAGATCGGCCGCTCGCTCCGCCTCCCGCCCGCCCCCGAGGGGACGGACGAGATCCGGCGGGTGGTGACGGTCTTCCGCGAGCTGCGCGAAGGCGTCTCGGCCGACGGCCGCACCAAGATCAAGTCCCCGTCCGGGACGCTCTCCACGGCCGAGGCCATCTCGGTCGTCACCAACGGACTGGCACTGGCCGCCCACTTCGGGGACGGAGTGCTGCGTCCCGGGGACATGGCGGCCGGCATCCTCGGCGCGGTGGTCCGCGATCCGGCCGCGGACCGCGTCGTCTGGCAGGAGTACCTGGAGACCGTGGTGCGCGAGCGCGACGGCTGGAAGGACTTCTACCGCGCCTGCCGGGAGGTGAGCGCATGA
- a CDS encoding SWIM zinc finger family protein, with translation MSAHGERWTTERVLALAPDEASRAAAERLAASGRWTSTNTGVGADGHAGAVWGESEGSGTTAYQTVIDLYDPNAPVFHCSCPSRKTPCKHALGLLLRWAGSVPAREVEAGTGDRSGATGGAAADGDPPPWATEWLAARWQRPGRPTGAEGAGAPSRTPADPEAARQRAERRRQRIAAGATELERRLEDLLHSGLTTAGHSGGSAAREDGTVSGRGSWDETAARMVDAQAPGLAARVRELGTLPASGPDWPSRLLEECALLHLLDQGFLGMERLPAPLAATARSRVGLTTDAADVLAAPDAVTVRDRWLVLAQQDAQEGPLTSRRIFLRGERTGRMALHLSFGGPHRPLDVALPPGLLLDADLAYYPGARPLRAALGERHAPAAPGPVPSGCGVDAALAAYGHALRDDPWLDAWPVVLTDVVPLPAGDGDGWQLADVDGESALPLDPRGLGHAALWSLVSISGGAPLTVFGECGHRGFLPLTAWDPTPVPLPA, from the coding sequence ATGAGTGCGCACGGGGAACGCTGGACGACGGAACGGGTGCTCGCGCTGGCGCCTGACGAGGCTTCGCGCGCGGCGGCCGAGCGGCTCGCGGCATCGGGCCGATGGACGAGCACGAACACGGGCGTGGGCGCGGACGGGCACGCGGGCGCGGTGTGGGGAGAGTCCGAAGGCAGCGGCACCACCGCCTACCAAACGGTCATCGACCTCTACGACCCCAACGCCCCCGTATTCCACTGCAGTTGTCCGAGCCGGAAGACCCCCTGCAAGCACGCGCTGGGACTGCTGCTCCGCTGGGCCGGGTCCGTCCCCGCCAGGGAAGTCGAGGCCGGGACCGGGGACCGTAGCGGCGCGACGGGCGGCGCGGCCGCGGACGGGGACCCCCCGCCGTGGGCGACGGAGTGGCTGGCGGCCCGGTGGCAGCGGCCCGGGCGGCCGACGGGCGCCGAGGGGGCCGGCGCGCCGTCCCGTACGCCGGCGGATCCGGAGGCGGCCCGGCAGCGGGCGGAGCGCCGTCGGCAGCGAATCGCCGCCGGGGCCACCGAGTTGGAGCGGCGGCTGGAGGATCTGCTGCACTCCGGCCTCACGACGGCCGGTCACAGCGGCGGGAGCGCCGCGCGCGAGGACGGTACGGTCAGCGGCCGCGGCTCCTGGGACGAGACCGCCGCCCGGATGGTCGACGCCCAGGCTCCCGGGCTCGCCGCCCGCGTCCGGGAGTTGGGGACCCTCCCGGCATCGGGGCCGGACTGGCCGTCCCGCCTCCTGGAGGAGTGCGCCCTGCTGCACCTCCTCGACCAGGGCTTCCTGGGCATGGAGCGGCTGCCGGCCCCGCTCGCGGCGACGGCCCGGTCCCGCGTCGGGCTGACCACGGACGCCGCGGACGTACTCGCCGCCCCGGATGCGGTGACGGTCCGGGACCGCTGGCTCGTCCTGGCCCAACAGGACGCCCAGGAGGGCCCGTTGACCAGCCGCCGCATCTTCCTCCGCGGCGAGCGGACCGGCCGGATGGCGCTGCACCTCTCCTTCGGCGGCCCGCACCGCCCCTTGGACGTGGCCCTGCCGCCCGGCCTGCTGCTCGACGCCGATCTGGCCTACTACCCGGGCGCCCGCCCGCTGCGTGCCGCCCTCGGCGAGCGGCACGCCCCCGCGGCCCCGGGCCCGGTCCCGTCCGGCTGTGGCGTCGACGCCGCCCTGGCCGCGTACGGGCACGCACTGCGCGACGACCCCTGGCTGGACGCCTGGCCGGTGGTGCTCACCGACGTCGTCCCGCTACCGGCCGGGGACGGCGACGGCTGGCAACTGGCCGATGTCGACGGCGAGTCCGCCCTGCCCCTGGACCCGCGCGGTCTGGGCCATGCGGCCCTGTGGTCACTGGTGTCCATATCGGGCGGAGCGCCGCTCACGGTCTTCGGCGAATGCGGCCACCGCGGCTTCCTGCCCCTGACGGCCTGGGACCCGACCCCGGTACCACTGCCGGCCTGA
- a CDS encoding DUF5691 domain-containing protein, whose translation MRPPRLPAPDGLGPDPGTTAGLTGPPGDSPQLPPSHSSRFPLPRQPNSPSGGTTCPSHPSPPTHPHPQLPSPAPWPDLVSAALLGTERRTPPVTVRAGQGAAAALLDAAALSTVRRRAALRPAPAGERLAPAPVDPRPPLPPAARRRLAFLLADRGAGSGGRRGAAPDLTELLPQWLAAAGEHGYRAPEALLPALLDAARARTDLRPAALALAGPRGLWLARLNDAWRFALRGIGGALSLPGTDTPEAVQRLWEEGLFAERVALLTAVRRRAPEAGRELLATTWATERAEDRLMFLDSLGEALTPADEPFLEQALSDRSRNVRAIAAELLSALPGSALAARMAERSLTCVRPSRPAPGAPASAEVLAVDPPRRCDAGMERDGVTRQPPSDRGERAWWLGQLVEATPLDRWTTHLGDRTPAEIVALPVAGDWRTELHDAWCRAAVRQRHAGWARALLGAPGDPGQAATELAPAGSSRDLTKLLTVLPGDQRARWVAEFIAMHGLADAFRMLGVCAVPWSEPLGRAVVDALDIARDAGSYPWSFSGVMGLAERCLDPAAADRLEMLTALTDEPEGASPGSGGYWAEAFQRLVGTLRLRATMHAELSGEPS comes from the coding sequence ATGCGGCCACCGCGGCTTCCTGCCCCTGACGGCCTGGGACCCGACCCCGGTACCACTGCCGGCCTGACCGGCCCGCCCGGCGACTCCCCCCAACTCCCCCCTTCGCACTCTTCCCGCTTCCCACTTCCCAGGCAGCCCAACTCCCCCTCCGGAGGCACCACATGCCCATCACACCCCTCTCCCCCAACGCACCCCCACCCCCAGCTCCCCTCCCCCGCCCCGTGGCCCGACCTGGTCAGCGCCGCCTTGCTGGGGACCGAGCGACGCACCCCGCCGGTGACCGTGCGGGCCGGACAGGGCGCTGCGGCCGCGCTGTTGGATGCGGCGGCGCTGAGCACCGTGCGGCGGCGCGCCGCACTGCGCCCCGCTCCGGCCGGCGAACGGCTCGCCCCGGCGCCCGTCGACCCGCGCCCGCCGCTGCCGCCGGCCGCGCGCCGCCGGTTGGCGTTCCTGCTCGCCGACCGGGGCGCCGGCTCCGGAGGCCGGCGCGGCGCGGCCCCCGATCTCACCGAGCTGCTGCCCCAGTGGTTGGCCGCCGCGGGCGAGCACGGCTACCGCGCCCCCGAGGCGCTGTTGCCCGCCCTGTTGGACGCCGCCCGGGCCCGTACGGACCTGCGGCCCGCCGCGCTCGCCCTGGCGGGCCCCCGGGGTCTGTGGCTGGCGCGCCTCAACGACGCCTGGCGATTCGCGCTCCGCGGCATCGGCGGCGCACTGTCCCTGCCGGGGACGGATACCCCGGAGGCGGTCCAACGGCTGTGGGAGGAGGGGCTGTTCGCGGAGCGGGTGGCGCTGCTGACCGCGGTGCGCCGCCGCGCCCCGGAGGCCGGCCGGGAGCTGCTCGCCACCACCTGGGCGACCGAGCGCGCCGAGGACCGCCTGATGTTCCTCGACTCCCTGGGCGAGGCCCTCACCCCGGCCGACGAGCCGTTCCTGGAACAGGCGTTGTCCGACCGCAGCCGCAATGTCCGCGCGATCGCCGCGGAGCTGCTCTCCGCGCTGCCCGGTTCCGCGCTCGCGGCCCGGATGGCCGAGCGCAGTCTGACCTGCGTACGACCGTCCCGCCCGGCTCCCGGAGCCCCGGCCAGCGCCGAGGTCCTGGCCGTCGATCCGCCGCGGCGCTGCGACGCCGGGATGGAGCGGGACGGCGTCACCCGGCAGCCGCCGTCCGACAGAGGAGAACGGGCGTGGTGGCTCGGGCAGTTGGTGGAGGCGACCCCGTTGGACCGCTGGACCACCCACCTCGGCGACCGCACCCCGGCGGAGATCGTCGCGCTCCCGGTCGCCGGCGACTGGCGGACGGAGCTGCACGACGCCTGGTGCCGCGCCGCGGTCCGCCAGCGGCACGCCGGCTGGGCGCGGGCGCTGCTGGGCGCGCCCGGGGACCCCGGACAGGCCGCCACCGAGCTGGCGCCGGCCGGCTCCTCCCGGGACCTGACGAAGCTGCTGACGGTGCTCCCTGGGGACCAACGGGCCCGGTGGGTAGCCGAGTTCATCGCCATGCACGGCCTCGCTGACGCCTTTCGGATGCTGGGCGTCTGCGCGGTGCCATGGAGTGAGCCGCTGGGCCGGGCGGTGGTCGACGCGCTGGACATCGCCCGGGACGCGGGCAGTTACCCATGGAGCTTCAGCGGGGTGATGGGCCTGGCCGAGCGCTGTCTGGACCCGGCGGCGGCCGACCGGTTGGAGATGCTCACGGCGCTCACGGACGAGCCGGAGGGCGCCTCCCCGGGTTCCGGCGGCTACTGGGCCGAGGCGTTCCAGCGGTTGGTGGGCACCCTCCGGCTGCGCGCCACCATGCACGCCGAACTCTCCGGAGAGCCGTCATGA
- a CDS encoding cobalamin B12-binding domain-containing protein, whose translation MSVARQDGAQAEGQGAAGRSGPIRVVVAKPGLDGHDRGAKVIARALRDAGMEVIYTGLHQTPEQIVDTAIQEDADAIGLSILSGAHNTLFAKVLALLAERDAADIKVFGGGIIPEADIAPLKEQGVAEIFTPGATTASIVEWVTANVRPLAV comes from the coding sequence ATGAGTGTGGCGCGGCAAGACGGGGCGCAGGCGGAGGGCCAGGGCGCGGCGGGCCGGTCGGGGCCGATCCGGGTCGTCGTCGCCAAGCCGGGGCTGGACGGGCACGACCGGGGGGCCAAGGTCATCGCCCGGGCGCTGCGGGACGCCGGTATGGAGGTGATCTACACCGGGCTGCACCAGACGCCGGAGCAGATCGTGGACACCGCCATCCAGGAGGACGCCGATGCGATCGGGCTGTCCATCCTCTCGGGTGCGCACAACACCCTCTTCGCGAAGGTGTTGGCCCTGCTGGCGGAGCGGGACGCGGCGGACATCAAGGTCTTCGGCGGCGGCATCATCCCGGAGGCGGACATCGCCCCGCTGAAGGAGCAGGGCGTCGCGGAGATCTTCACTCCGGGCGCGACCACCGCCTCGATCGTGGAGTGGGTCACGGCGAACGTCCGCCCGTTGGCGGTGTGA
- a CDS encoding alpha/beta fold hydrolase: MGALTVLSTTASLRATLVDAAVLVAHLILYPTGIAQERSLSAPSATGSAARLPTEGRAHPPVLLLHGFVDNRSVFVLLRHSLHRHGWRHVEALNYSPLTCDLRSAAELLGRHVEEFCARTGHHRVDIVGHSLGGLIARYYVQRRGGDARVRTLITLGTPHSGTRVAPLMSAHPIVRQMRPDSDVVAELALPAPRCRTRCVAFWSAADQVMVPATTARIVHPDLRAENVHVDDVGHLALPVNATVAAGIREALTASAAARPDADAISVA; the protein is encoded by the coding sequence ATGGGGGCCCTGACTGTTCTCTCCACCACCGCTTCGCTCCGCGCCACACTGGTGGACGCGGCGGTGCTCGTCGCCCACTTGATCCTCTATCCAACCGGTATCGCCCAAGAACGCTCCCTGTCCGCACCGTCGGCGACCGGTTCCGCGGCCCGGCTGCCGACCGAGGGCCGCGCCCACCCGCCGGTCCTGCTGCTCCACGGCTTCGTCGACAACCGCTCGGTCTTCGTCCTGCTGCGCCACTCCCTGCACCGCCACGGCTGGCGCCACGTCGAAGCGCTCAACTACTCCCCGCTGACCTGCGATCTGCGCAGCGCCGCCGAGCTGTTGGGCCGCCATGTCGAGGAGTTCTGCGCCCGGACCGGCCACCACCGGGTGGACATCGTCGGGCACAGCCTCGGCGGCCTGATCGCCCGCTATTACGTGCAGCGGCGCGGCGGCGACGCCCGCGTCCGCACGCTGATCACGCTCGGCACACCGCACTCCGGCACCCGCGTCGCGCCCCTGATGTCGGCGCATCCGATCGTCCGGCAGATGCGCCCGGACTCCGACGTGGTAGCGGAGTTGGCGCTTCCGGCGCCGCGCTGCCGGACGCGTTGCGTGGCGTTCTGGAGCGCGGCGGACCAGGTGATGGTGCCGGCCACCACGGCCCGGATCGTCCACCCGGACCTGCGGGCCGAGAACGTCCACGTCGACGACGTCGGGCACCTCGCGCTGCCGGTCAACGCGACGGTAGCGGCCGGGATTAGGGAGGCGCTGACCGCCTCGGCCGCCGCCCGGCCGGACGCGGACGCGATATCGGTGGCCTGA